tcgtATGTCAAAATAAAAAGGCTGAGTTTAAGTTGCTATAAAAAGACTGCACTCCGCTGATGAGCTTTGCACCTTCCTACTATGCTTATGGCGCGAGCGGAGCATACGTCATGTAAGATAAACACTAGGCAGACCAACataatttgattatttttttggTTACATTTAAAGAGTAGCTTTACTAACCCTACTTAAGTAGGGTTTTACtttaagtttagttaagagtAACTTTTTTAGGTAATTCTGTTAACcgagtgtaaaataaatatttaggtaaGCAGGCAgtatagtattttatttaatcgTATAGCATTTGATTACCATATAATAATGTGAATATTGCGATAGAAAAATAAGAGCACTAAATAGAAACATTGATTTGACGAGCTCGTACATAAAAGGAAGAATTGCATAGAGAGATGTTTTAAAGGACGGATTGAATCAGCAGGAACATTTAAAGAAtacttattgttttttaaatattcgatttttttatttatgccgCAGAATGTAAAAACCCAGTCAAGATAGCaatgacaaaaataaattttaatgtcCCTTGTGAATAAATCAAAACCCGttactgaatatttttttagttttgttcAATTTTTTATTCCCTATATCAAGGTCcatttttgtaaacaaattcatattacttaattaatttataatttcaccAAAAAACCTACTATGTCTATATTGTTATTGTATGAAATAGGAAAGGATCCCTAAAGCTTGAGATTAACATTtaccgtttgtttgtaatgtatcattcAAGCACTTGGCTTGCGCTTACGATTTGCTCTCGCGATGACGCGACCTGCATTGATTTGTAATGTAACACTCAAAGGGAATTCGCGGAAAAACCGACAGTCGAGTGAAGCACGCGGCGCTCGCCGCgaatgataaataaaattacaaactgACGTTACAAGTCAGTCTTTGGTTTGAGTTACAAAAACTTGATACATTACACCAAAATGttacaagtcaatctccagcttaaaatagttttcttttttactAGTGGTTTAAAATTCCCACATTATGACCTAGTTAAATAAACGCACTgtgtaaaaaatcctataaagaacaaaccaatataaCCTGTTGACTGGATCATATGatacattttacaaaaaatttaacatATTAGTAAGATGTAAGCTCGTCAAATTTTTGTAACAAGAGAATGATAAAGGCCCGGTCACACTTACAACAATCCACGTCATACaactagtaggtatttaatatattttaacacACCACCAATTTTGCCTTTTATCAGGTCAAGGCGGACGTACGTTGTGTTTTCAATTAACGTGTAGCATTAAAGAAACGAATCGAAAAGAGAAGCGTTAATCATACGATCTCACTTTCACAGTACTCCTGTGTAGTGTTTAGTGAGACGGAATGATTGGACTAcgtgttttgcgcgcactatactAAAGCTTACGGAATTTGATAAAAACACGCGTCGCGTGGCGTAGGGTAGTGTTGTAAATGTGTTTCTGACCAAAGAACATTCTCTATCCatttagattataaatattaggtatacatatacTTCAGGAAGCTCAAACAGCTACTAAGTCCTGTTAAATCTGTgtattattaaataggtatgttATGATGACTATTTACAGTAATACTAATCAATATAATTCCATTTTTacaattacaatttacatactCGATGATAAAACGTTACAAACTTAGTCAAACTACAACTACCAAGTATagctaaaacaaaacaaaaacatttaatacAAAGTTATGTATATCTTTTTTTACAACCAGGAAAAACTAATAAATGCATGCTTTTATTTGCTACAAAAAGTCAAATATTTGGGATACCAATTAAATGTTTTGAtaagttataattttaataaatttgatGATATAATTTGTGGAAACTATTATAATGATACATGTATAAAAAATTCGCGaacgttttgttttaaaataagtaatttaaaaaattatttgatttattatatattaatatatgttttattatatattataatattatttttcatgtgATGACGAAAAATAAAGCTTTCCACAAACTACCAATATCCTAGCTGTTAATCAGATCTATCACAGACTAAAAATGTAGTGCTTTCGAacaactataaaaaataaattcaatataACATTAATATGAGTAATGTTGGTGGGTTTATTGCACATTatcatttatcatattatttttgttcatCTTCTGTTTATATATTATGCATTATTATTTGcacatttttaataattgttgatATATTATGTCAGTATAATAAGCAAGTGATACATATAGAAAGttcaaaatatattaattaaatttcaaaaaatgtGATGCTAACAATATGGAGAAAAATAAGGGCCGTAAATTATGCGTTATATCTAAACAATGGtatgataaaaattaaatgaGGTATTTTAGAGAATTTATTTGTTGCTATGCAAAGTTTGCTAAAATGAGAATATATCGGTTGGTGAAAGTGAAGTGCTGTGCTGACTGCATGTTGCAGTTTTAGTGCTGTGGATATCCACAACTGACTGCGCAGTCCACTTGCAGTTCACACTTCGTGCCCATCATACGACTGCACATCGACTACGTATTTCGGCAATTTTCATACAGTTCTATCAACTCGCGCTTGGCCAAAAATTTGACTATGCCGAAATTCTGTTCACAAAAAAAGATAGTATGGTTCCAACAGTTTCCCTGTATctcctatggttttggatttcggtcgcagtttaaaaaaaacacactgtatcATCATCTGCTTACGATTGGCATAATGGCTCATGAACGAATAGTGAAAGCACTCTACAGCTTACATGCATAAGTGTAAGCTGTTTGTTAGGCCGCGAtcacacctgtaagttttacttagtAAATGTACTATTTAGAGTTTTTACATTAGtaaagtcgtaagttaatcacgtaagctacttacctGAGTAAAATTTACAGGTGTATCGGCGGCCTTAATTTTGAACGCAATCATTATACACAGTTTGAATTGCAGTCCTAttaattttatgatattttgtTTATCTGTAAATAACATGCATTAAACAGACATTTTGCTCCAATAACTTCTAATAGAACAAAACAAGTAAAAAAGGCATGGCAATAAGGACTAGGACTAGACCATTTAATTGCGGAAATACAATTCGTAAATAGTTTATTTGCTATCAGTAAAAAAATGACACTTTTTTAGTTTCCATAGAAAAGCATTCATTAACAAGACAAATCAAAGTATTCTAAAACAATATGATTATTGTTTAGATATTTATaactttacataattattatacatgtAGGAGgaatttacttaattattgttatagttttagCACTTAGCAATTTGTTGTAATACCATTTTCAGTCATGATGGCATGGATGGCAGGATGATCATAAAATCAATaaactgtaataataaaatcttacaCCTTTGGAACCATAAGCATGTGTATGAGAAGCAACAACtaaaatgaaagttatcatctattcttataatattgGCATAAGTTGTCTTAACAGAAGTACAATTCATATTTCATACATCTTACATAATATGACTGTGGTTATACAAATTCTATTGATATTTCATAATGTCactttaagtataatattattatcaaattaaaaaCTCTCAACTATTATTTTGcacacttattttttttttttaattcaaaacatTTATCGCCTACATCTTTGAAATAACTCATCTGTCACATATTTCGTATTCTCGGAATGAGTTAGAACAGGATCACATCCGCACGCATGCTCCCGCCTCCCACGATGTGATAATTTGACACAAGCCAGAAGAGCAAGCTCGACGAGATGAAACAATTAAATCAGCTACAGGCGTCAGTATAAAAGCAGCATCGATCCGAGTCACTCCTACCTGACAAAGTTTGAATCACAGCACAATTCTTCTTGATACAGTTTCGCTTTCGATCACCACAGTAAATTCAAACGACTGGAGTCGTTGCCTTCGCGCGGGCACTTCACAGGTCAGTCGTCACGGCGCTCGGGCGGCGATCTCGCCCCGCACTATAACTTGGTGGAGATCTCGTAGGGCGGGCAGTGCTCGGCGCGCGCGCCGGTTCGCTAGTAAACCGTGTCGTCGGGGTAGAGCGTGAGGCCGGCGCGGCCTCAGGAGGGCAGCGGCGCGGCAGGCGGCGACGCGGGCgcgagcgcgggcgcgggcAGCAGGCTCTCGCGCGACGCGCGCAGGTTGGGCAGCGAGCGCGCCGCGCGCGCCTGGCGCCGCGCCTCCAGCGCTAGCAACGAGCGGATGTCGGCCTCCAGCGGGTCCACGTTGATGTGGTACACGCCGCCCTGCGACAGGGAGATGCTTTACTTGCGACGACTCAGCGCGGACAGGCATCAGCGCGCCTCTAGCTCGCTCACCTCGAGTGCCGATGGAGCGGCCGGGTGCTCGGACGGGGGCTGCGCGAGGCGCGTGTCGGAGTAGCGGCGCGCGTCGTGCGGCTCGTGGTGTCGGTGAGCGCGGACAGGCGGCGCCGGCGGCGCGCCTCTAGCTCGCTCACCTCGAGTACCGATGGAGCGGCTGGGTGCTCGGACGGGGGCTGCGCGAGGCGCATGTCGGAGTAGCGGCGCGCGTCGTGCGGCTCGTGGTGTCGGTGAGCGCGGACAGGCGGCGGCGCGCCTCTAGCTCGCTTACCTCGAGTACCGATGGAGCGGCTGGGTGCTCGGACGGGGGCTGCGCGAGGCGCATGTCGGAGTAGCGGCGCGCGTCGTGCCGCTCGTGGTGTCGGTGAGCGCGGACAGGCGGCGGCGCGCCTCTAGCTCGCTTACCTCGAGTACCGATGGAGCGGCTGGGTGCTCGGACGGGGGCTGCGCGAGGCGCATGTCGGAGTAGCGGCGCGCGTCGTGCGGCTCGTGGTGTCGGTGAGCGCGGACAGGCGGCGGCGCGCCTCTAGCTCGCTTACCTCGAGTACCGATGGAGCGGCTGGGTGCTCGGGCGGGGGCTGCGCGAGGCGCATGTCGGAGTAGCGGCGCGCGTCGTGCCGCTCGTGGTGTCGGTGAGCGCGGACATGCGGCGGCGCGCCTCTAGCTCGCTCACCTCGAGTGCCGATGGAGCGGCCGGGTGCTCGGGCGGGGGCTGCGCGAGGCGCGTGTCGGAGTAGCGGCGCGCGTCGTGCCGCTCGTGGTGTCGGTGAGCGCGGACATGCGGCGGCGCGCCTCTAGCTCGCTCACCTCGAGTACCGATGGAGCGGCTGGGTGCTCGGACGGGGGCTGCGCGAGGCGCATGTCGGAGTAGCGGCGCGCGTCGTGCGGCTCGTGGTGTCGGTGAGCGCGGACAGGCGGCGGCGCGCCTCTAGCTCGCTCACCTCGAGTGCCGATGGAGCGGCCGGGTGCTCGGGCGGGGGCTGCGCGAGGCGCGTGTCGGAGTAGCGGCGCGCGTCGTGCGGCTCGTGGTGTCGGTGAGCGCGGACAGGCGGCGGCGCGCCTCTAGCTCGCTCACCTCGAGTGCCGATGGAGCGGCCGGGTGCTCGGGCGGGGGCTGCGCGAGGCGCGTGTCGGAGTAGCGGCGCGTGTCGTGCGGCTCGTGGTGTCGGTGAGCGCGGACAGGCGGCGGCGCGCCTCTAGCTCGCTCACCTCGAGTGCCGATGGAGCAGCCGGGTGCTCGGGCGGGGGCTGCGCGAGGCGCGTGTCGGAGTAGCGGCGCGCGTCGTGCGGCTCGTGGTGTCGGTGAGCGCGGACAGGCGGCGGCGCGCCTCTAGCTCGCTCACCTCGAGTGCCGATGGAGCGGCCGGGTGCTCGGGCGGGGGCTGCGCGAGGCGCGTGTCGGAGTAGCGGCGCGCGTCGTGCGGCTCGTGGTGTCGGTGAGCGCGGACAGGCGGCGGCGCGCCTCTAGCTCGCTCACCTCGAGTGCCGATGGAGCGGCCGGGTGCTCGGGCGGGGGCTGCGCGAGGCGCGTGTCGGAGTAGCGGCGCGCGTCGTGCGGCTCGTGGTGTCGGTGAGCGCGGACAGGCGGCGGCGCGCCTCTAGCTCGCTCACCTCGAGTGCCGATGGAGCGGCTGGGTGCTCGGGCGGGGGCTGCGCGAGGCGCGTGTCGGAGTAGCGGCGCGCGTCGTCGTGCGGCTCGTGGTCGCGCGGGCGCGTGTCGGTGAGCGCGGACAGGCGGCGGTGCGGGTTGCCGCGGTAGGTCTCGAAGCCGCCGCTCTCGTCCTCCTCGTGGTAgacggcgggcggcggcggcggctcgATGTTAGCCACCACTTGGCCGCGCGTGCTGCGCTCGCGCCGCTTGCAGCGCACCGGCGGCGAACCCGATATCGGTATCTTCTCTGGAGCGTTTTGAATAAGTAGTATCCTGAAATCACAATTAAAACAATAGGTATATCTGGGAGGAGCAATCATAACTCAAGCATATTGGAGCAGTCGAAGTGTAGCGACGTCTCTGCTAAAACGTTACACGATATTCCAAAGTTGCAATACGTAATTTACTTTGTGTGTAACAAACAAATTCACCGCCTCTTTTTCATTTCACTTCACATTTTGTTCATCAGGTCTTGTAGCGAATAGGTATAACTTGAGAGTTGAGTATAAAGTTAAACACGCCTTAGAAATGAAACTTTTCCGTATAATCCGTATATCAAACTCAAGGTCAAAGAACATCCGATTAGGTCGGGTCCAGTTGAATTGCAATCCTCGTTGTGCGCCTCTGCACTATTTTGGATATTAAAAGCAGCACTAGAGCCAGCGCACTGGACATTAGTGAATAATTTTCTATTATTTGATATTGCCTGAAATCCAATGACCAATCGCGATGGAGGTGCCCTTGCATAGTCCTTTCATTAATAATAGATTAGGTAAGGTTCTATCGCACTACAGAATATAAtgtagatatttaattttatttatgatgACTTCATATTATATAGACAggactaggtacttacctagtctTATCTATTTCTGACTCATATCACCAGCTTTCCGGTGACCTTTATGGAttcgataaataattattaaaaaaataaccaatTCGCAACAAATAATATCAAATCAAAACAACATTCctttaatattgttattgaTTGTTTTAAATGCGCATTCTGCAGATAACGCATGACACAATAATGATACAATAATAATCAGGAAAAATTCGTCAGTATACATAGGTGGAAATTCGTAATAAACCGTTCTAAAGACCTAGTTACGGTTTCATAACCTTGAGCTGTatttgtacctacttgaaaCAAAAGAAATACCATTACACATTATCTATACGTACATGAACAGACCCAATTACAGGTTGTCAACCTGAGATTGCAATAAGGTATCAGTTATGTACTAAATTATACCTAAAATACACCTTTAACCAAAAGAAATAAGATACTTATGTTTGATGCAGATACTAGTGGTGAtaccctagtggttaagacctcaCCCTCTTAGTCGGGGGTTCggggttcaatcctgggcatacacctctaacttgtcaaaattatgtgtgttttaagcaattaaatatctcttgctttaacggggaaggCATCGTGAGGAATTATCGTGAGGTGAGGGAGCATGAGAGTTCTCGATagtattctcaaaggtatgtgaagtctgccaatccgctctgggccagcgtggtacggCGAGGCCAACCGGCACGGTCTACAGAACGATCGCGACGCTCTATGGATGGGTGCCGTTGAATATTGTATGTTGCGTTGTCTCGCAAAATAGAGGGGTAACATAAGGCACGAGGGCCGCTCGATACAATGCGCGATAACAGGCGCACACACTGCATTTTgctgaattgggtatttgaatttgataaatgttattactttattataaactatgataaaaataatgacgtacgctgaaaaaaaaaattaaaatcccacaaagatttacaaagttacagccattttaattttggagtgggagggtcttctatccctttctcgcaaaacgaaaatttgtatgaaaccgcacgaagctaccatggcattagtaggtgtgacgtcaaactgctgtatcgctatctctgtctaatctgaaatatttaaatgcttataacttttttgttattcaatcgatttaattagtttttttcagtttacgtcattaattttattctagtttataataaagtaataaaaaaattggagtcaaatacccaattaggcTGACCTTATCGCCTCACGCCTGCATGTACTACATATTATGTCTATGTGTAAGTACGCCTGACGCACGTATCATATCACGATATCACGCGTATCGATCAGTCCTGAAACTATTtcgttttataaaatacttgCTTACGCTCATGaattcgcccgcgtggactacgaatATTTCGAACctcttttttacccccttaggggttgaattttcaaaaatcctttcttagcagatgtctacgtcataatagctatctgcatgccaaatttcagcccgatccatccagtagtttgaggtgtgcgttgatagatcagttagtcagtcagcttttcgttttatatattatttagactaTTGTTTTCTTGAAATAGATTTATTCGTTTATGGGCCCAGACGCCCGTCAGAAGAATAGGCGTAGGAATCTGTTGTATTCATTCATTAGCTAGTCTAGTTCACGGAGTCTAGCCTCGTTTAGAACATTACCTGTTGTGGCCTCTCCAGCGGTTGCAGAGGTGCAGGTACTGGCGGCACTGGATGTACATGAACACGGCGCCGCCCGTGAATCCCACCGCCACCACCACGAGCCTCGTCCAGAACGTTACCTGTTGTGGGCCCTCCAGCGGTTGCAGAGGTACAGGTACTGGCGGCACTGGATGTACATGAACACGGCACCGCCCATGAAGCCCACCGCCACCACCACGAGCCGCGTCCAGAACGTTACCTGTTGTGGGCCCTCCAGCGGTTGCAGAGGTGCAGGTACTGGCGGCACTGAATGTACATGAACACGGCACCGCCTGTGAAGCCCACCGCCACCACCACGAGCTTCGTCCAAAACGGCCACGCTTAAACAACACAAGCTTCAGTCAGTGTCAGATAAAATCAGCAGCGCACGcacagtgggtgatttatctcCTCTAAATTAGAAAAGTTTTCGCAGACATTGTGCTGGCACCTAACAGGTAATTAAGGCAGTGCACCACGGGCATCTCTATGGTGACTCGCCAATTTGTAAACTTTTCTTTCATTTCCCGCGCAAAGTAAAAGGCACTGTTCTGTGCACAGCCACAAATATCCGCTCCATTGTAATCCAGAGGTTTTTTTACCGGAAACCAATTGCACAGGTAGAACACTCATTATGTCATCTGTTCTGTCTATCAACCTCGCTGACGCATCATCATATCTTTACTCCTGGAGATCCACAAACAAACACTAGCTTGTCATCGAATAAATAACATGTTATGCCTCGCTCACTTACGTATATTGACCAATAAGTAGAATGCAAAAAGGTTCCTTACATCGCCGCCTTAACGATATTTCAGGTTTTGTGAGTGTCCATTGCAAACGCACATTAAGAAGCTTTACTCCAAAAAGTTTCACTATATTTAGTTACCAATGAGCCCCCGGTTGACCTCCTCCACGGCACGCTCTATGAGCACAAACAGGGACCACATCACGCAAAGCGCCGCCACGCAGTGGAACAACACTGCACAACACAGCCGACGCCTCTCAACACCCGACATCTCTAACAAACGCCACTggaacaaaggatttttaagattttaataCTGAAGCAATTTCCAAGCTAGTGGGAGAAAAAGTATTaataatcttaatctaaatatacaaaaggaaaaggtgactgactgactgactgatctatcaacgcacagctcaaactactggactgatggggctgaaatttggcatgcagaaagcaaTTACCacataggcatccactaagaaaggatttttgaaaattcaacccctaagggggtgaaataggggtttgaaatatgtgtagtccacgcggaccaagtcgcaagcataagctagtgtagatataaaaactagatgacgccccgattttcgtccgcgcggatttatgtattttaaatcccgataaaaagtagcctatgtccggcCCTGGGATatatgctatctctgtaccacatttcgatgagccgtgaaaagctagcagacagacagacagacacgctttcgcatttagaatattagtatggaagtgtgGATTGGAAATCAAGAAGTTTATGTAAGTTGTTCGATTATAGAGAATCCCGATTCCCTTAAGGGGTTTTAAAGAAGGGCAAATGCAACCAAATGCACCTGATACcttattatttatatctttTTATGGCATAAATGACAAGTATACTGTTTTGTTTTTTGTCTGATAAACATTCATGATACACAGAAAGCCACAAATAGCATATAATATGAAAACAGGTTAAATTATTCACATTACTAGTAGGTAAAACTTCCTATAACATCAACAAAGTTGTGATATATATCAATATCTAGTCTAAGcaaattacataatttattagtgAAGGTTAAGATGATATCACTGTATTGCTTATttctaagtatattatgttattgaTATTTATGTTTCTAATATATTCTATTGATTGAACAGGGATCAGCaaattactataattattatataaatgattattataaagtattatatataaaaggaaaagctgactgactgactgatcctaGAGTTGTTTTCTTTAAGAAAACTTAACTTGGTAAACTTGCAAAGGTTGGAAAATGTACCTAAAACCAATGTCAAACCAAAAAACTGTGCCATCCTTGATAGACAGCAGCTTTGCAAATCAGTGCAGTGGTAGATTACCTTGATAAATCTAAAgcattttttaaaagaacattCATGTCAAAAAAATCTATTTGAATTTTGTGAATATAATGATAGTACAACTTAAGAAGCTGTAGGCCATGataaggtaacagacagatacaaattcgcataatattagtatggatgttgtGTTAAACTTACCTCTCCGAatggttttatttttgtgtgcataataaaattaaatttgcatAGTTCACATGATCTTGTTTCGGAAGCTGTTAGCCATTGTTGAAGACAACTCTGATGTACATATTTGAGGCTTCCTATGGACAACAAAGAAGggtttatataaataatttcattagtAACCAACTAGTACAATATTCTatgttataaaaagtaattcatttcatttattaaaatcatttaaaaatataacataatgttaaaaaattttTCACAGACTGTTAAGACTTAACAATATTTCACCTTTACTAGGTCATATTcgtacatctaaatctattcaTTTATGCTTCACCTTTTGATAATATAATAGCAGACAGTAATAATTTACGCAAAGGAATGTCGCAAtcgtaatataaataaacatgaTAGTTTGCtcaatcaaataaaaattattaagtacataaACAGTGATCAGctgttcataaaataaaagaataacgaaaaatgacaaaaatgcattttgggtattatttttaatattaccaCAAACCATGTGTACCTAATGTTAATAGCACAGTTATTGCAAAACAACAAATTTGTACTAAAACAGGTgggtttacaatttacaataattacttaccAGAACAATAGCAGGGTGCTAGTAAAGGGTTATGTACTTCGCTTTCGCAATGGCAGATTCGACAAATATCACCGCTGGAATTGCTGCAGGAGGTCTGGCTACTCCCAGACCCTGCGCGTACGGCCTCCCTGCCACATCCTCCACCCCATTCCCAGCTTTCAATATCAGAAGAATTCTTCACGTTTATTTGCTGAACCGGCATTATGAAACTAATCACTCAATGTTGCACAGTTACCATAGTCCTTAAGTATTTAATCATCGATCAGACCGTAATAACTATGATGGTTTTATCATCGAAAAAAGCACACAAATGAACACTGAAACATGGCAATGGCATTCTCATTGACGATCCCGACATGGAAATAGATACAATATCGGTTTACTTCAATGCTTTTTCT
This genomic window from Maniola hyperantus chromosome 5, iAphHyp1.2, whole genome shotgun sequence contains:
- the LOC117982582 gene encoding E3 ubiquitin-protein ligase MARCHF8-like; protein product: MPVQQINVKNSSDIESWEWGGGCGREAVRAGSGSSQTSCSNSSGDICRICHCESEVHNPLLAPCYCSGSLKYVHQSCLQQWLTASETRSCELCKFNFIMHTKIKPFGEWRLLEMSGVERRRLCCAVLFHCVAALCVMWSLFVLIERAVEEVNRGLIAWPFWTKLVVVAVGFTGGAVFMYIQCRQYLHLCNRWRAHNRILLIQNAPEKIPISGSPPVRCKRRERSTRGQVVANIEPPPPPAVYHEEDESGGFETYRGNPHRRLSALTDTRPRDHEPHDDARRYSDTRLAQPPPEHPAAPSALEGGVYHINVDPLEADIRSLLALEARRQARAARSLPNLRASRESLLPAPALAPASPPAAPLPS